From Pristiophorus japonicus isolate sPriJap1 chromosome 1, sPriJap1.hap1, whole genome shotgun sequence, a single genomic window includes:
- the LOC139226674 gene encoding putative per-hexamer repeat protein 5 — protein sequence MIGFSKGTVIVFSAGTVIGFSKGTVIRFSAGTVIGFSTGTVIGFSAGTVIGFSKGTVIGFSAGTVIGFSKGTVIGFSKGTVIVFSAGTVIGFSTGTVIGFSKETVIGFSAGTVIGFSKGTVIGFSAGTVIGFSKGTVIGFSKGTVIGYSAGTVIGFSKGTVIGFSAGTVIGFSKGTVIVFSAGTVVGFSAETVIGFSTGTVIVFSAGTVIGFSTGTVIGFSTGTLIGFSAGTVIGFSMGTVIGFSKGTVIGFSKGTVIVFSAGTVIVFSTGTVIGFSAGTVIVFSTGTVIGFSAGTVIGFSTGTVIVFSAGTVIGFSTGTVIVFSAGTVIGFSTGTVIGFSTGTVIVFSAGTVIGFSTGTLIGFGTGTVIGFSTGTVIGFSTGTVIVFSAGTVIVFSTGTVIGFSTGTLIGFSAGTVIGFSTGTLIGFSTGTVIGFSAGTVIGLSTVEFPNSSQRFQVPFPYRGEESLSGLLK from the coding sequence ATGATTGGGTTCAGCAAGGGAACAGTGATTGTATTCAGTGCAGGAACAGTGATTGGGTTCAGCAAGGGAACAGTGATTAGATTCAGTGCAGGAACAGTGATTGGGTTCAGCACGGGAACAGTgattggattcagtgcaggaacagtgattgggttcagcaagggaacagtgattggattcagtgcaggaacagTGATTGGGTTCAGCAAGGGAACAGTGATTGGATTCAGCAAGGGAACAGTGATTGTATTCAGTGCGGGAACAGTGATTGGATTCAGCACAGGAACAGTGATTGGATTCAGCAAGGAAACAGTgattggattcagtgcaggaacagtgattgggttcagcaagggaacagtgattggattcagtgcaggaacagTGATTGGGTTCAGCAAGGGAACAGTGATTGGATTCAGCAAGggaacagtgattggatacagtgcaggaacagtgattgggttcagcaagggaacagtgattggattcagtgcaggaacagTGATTGGGTTCAGCAAGGGAACAGTGATTGTATTCAGTGCAGGAACAGTGGTTGGATTCAGTGCAGAAACAGTGATTGGATTCAGCACAGGAACAGTGATTGTATTCAGTGCAGGAACAGTGATTGGATTCAGCACGGGAACAGTGATTGGATTCAGCACGGGAACACTgattggattcagtgcaggaacagTGATTGGATTCAGCATGGGAACAGTGATTGGATTCAGCAAGGGAACAGTGATTGGATTCAGCAAGGGAACAGTGATTGTATTCAGTGCAGGAACAGTGATTGTATTCAGCACGGGAACAGTgattggattcagtgcaggaacagTGATTGTATTCAGCACGGGAACAGTgattggattcagtgcaggaacagTGATTGGATTCAGCACGGGAACAGTGATTGTATTCAGTGCAGGAACAGTGATTGGATTCAGCACAGGAACAGTGATTGTATTCAGTGCAGGAACAGTGATTGGATTCAGCACGGGAACAGTGATTGGATTCAGCACAGGAACAGTGATTGTATTCAGTGCAGGAACAGTGATTGGATTCAGCACGGGAACACTGATTGGATTCGGCACAGGAACAGTGATTGGATTCAGCACGGGAACAGTGATTGGATTCAGCACAGGAACAGTGATTGTATTCAGTGCAGGAACAGTGATTGTATTCAGCACGGGAACAGTGATTGGATTCAGCACGGGAACACTgattggattcagtgcaggaacagTGATTGGATTCAGCACAGGAACACTGATTGGATTCAGCACAGGAACAGTgattggattcagtgcaggaacagTGATTGGACTCAGCACTGTAGAATTTCCCAAtagctcgcaaagattccaggtacctttcccctacagaggagaagaatccctttctgggcttttaaaatga